Genomic DNA from Dermacentor variabilis isolate Ectoservices chromosome 6, ASM5094787v1, whole genome shotgun sequence:
cataaaaaaaattcgaaaGCCATGAATCAGCACGAGCCTTCACAAAAGaatcaaaataaaaaacaaaatgtatCATAAGTTTGTTCAAACACGTGACCTAACCGCTCTAAAAGAGTTCAAAACGTATCGCAATAAACTAAATGCCGACACACGAAAAGCTTAGAAGATTTATTATGAATGGCTATTCGCCAAGATTTATAATGATCCTCGGAAACTATGGAATGCAGTTAATAATCTGGGACAATTTCTGGAAAACAAAACGCGTTTCAACGTCAAAGCCCTCTCCCAACACATGAGCGATGATGCAGCTATAATGGCCTTGCATGAATATTTTGCCCACTCCGGTGACTATTTGCCGCCTTCAGAACAGAGTACGCGGGAAAGAATCTGCCGTAGAGTGAGACAGCCTAACACAATTAGTTTAGCCCCAGTGACACCTTTTGAGgcattaagcttgataaatagaCTACGTAACAATGTCGCAACAGGTTCTGATGAATTAAGCGCGGCGCCTATGAAGTATGTTGCGGATCTCATCTCAGAGCCCCTGGCTCATATAATTAATTGTATGTTCGTTTCTGGACTTTTCCCTTCCTAGCTGAAGCTTGCGCGTGTATACGCGTAACCCTGTTCATAAAGGCGGTGCTATAAATAACATGTCGAATTACAGGCCAGTCTCTGTATTGCCTGTTCTACTGAAGGTGTTTGAATGTGCCATGAACTGCACACTAAGGAACTTTCTTAGTAAGTATAGTATAATAAACAATGCTTAGTACGGATTccagaaaggcaagctcactgaATTAGCCCTAATGAACGTAAAAGAAGAGACACTAAACAGTTTTGAAAAAAGACTGTATACAGTTGGATACAGTCTGAGTTGATCTGAGGAAGACTTTTGATAGTATAAAACATGACATCCTAGAACAAAAATTATTCGACTACGGAATACGCGGTGTTGCTCCTTGAAGTTATTAAAAATTATTTATCTGCCAGAAAACAATATGTTAAAGTCGGAAGCTTAACATCAGCAGAAATTGAACTGAAGCAAGGCGTTCCAGAAGGTTCAATCTTAGTAGCCTTATTACTTATAGTTTATCTTAATGATGTATGTAATAACACAGAAAAACTagttatgtatgcagatgatacgaaCGTCTTTTTTAGTGCTGATTCAATGAACAGCCTCCAAGCTACTGTAACGAATTATTTAAGGCATTTGGAAGTGTGGCTAAATGAAAACAAACTTGCATTTTTgtaaaacaaaatacattatttTTAGGCCTACGAACAAACCATGTATTAATCTGAAATTCTCCTTTCAAGGCACAACGTTAGAGTGCGTTCGCACGCGAAAATTTCTAGGTGTTTGGTTCGAGGAAAACATGTCGtagaatattgtcacgtaggtgactgtgatctacctggcacgcaggcagacagaaagggacactgcgtcggcggtagacttaaagagagtttaatgggcgaacttgtgcccgaaatcaagcgaataacgcggtgacggcgaaagcagcaagcgcgtctggggcgttcgtcggactgagccagcgcaggcggtggtcccgcatttatacgtttcgcgtgcatgatcgaaacgcgtcaagcgacgccgcctgcggcgcagcgacgccggtcgcgtcgcagcgacgcgagctgcgtacctcgcgtcgctagaagctgaaataaacgcacgtggcattacccccccgtgaaaaagcatcgccccgatgctaaagaaaacaagaaacctgTAAGCATGCAAATACAaaggataacgaaaaaaaaaagaatgtctgttaGTCCGCTAACGCTCAAAAAACTTCTTGAGGCGCGCGACGTGCACCATctcaggtcgtgcgcgacgtcgctgtgactgCGTCACTCCATCGGGCACAACCTCGTACACCAGCGGTCCAAGTCGTCGAGTTatcttgtagggcccgaagtaacgGCGCAGGAGCTTTTCACTGAGCCCGCGGCGACGAATTGGTGTCCACACCATAACGCGGTCACCAAGTGCGTACTCTTGGTCTCGTCGTCGTAGGTTGTATAGTCGGGCGTCGACGTTTTGCTGCTCTTTAATACGCATTCGGGCTAGCTGACGAGCTTCCTCGGCACGTTGAAGGAAGCCGGCAACGTCTGCATGGATGTTGTCGTCTTCAACGTGAGGCAACATCGCATCAAGCATTGTGGCGACTTGGCGACCGAAGACAAGCTCGAATGGCGTCATCTGCGTTGTCTCCTGtggcgcggtgttgtaggcgaacgtcacgtatggaaggacttcgtcccaagtcttgtgcccgacgtcgacatacatggcgagcatgtcggcgagggttttatttaaacgctccgtaaggccgtttgtctgcgggtggtacgctGTAGTGCGCCGATGGCTCGTGTGGCTCAAGTGCAGAATCTGTTGCGTAAGTTCAGCTGTGAATGCCGTACCTCTGTCCGTAATAAGGACCTCGGGTGCACCATGACGGAGAACGATGTTCTTTATGAAGAATCTGGCGACCTCGATTGCATTTCCCGATGCTAACGCTGCTGTCTCGGCATAGCGCGTAAGATAGTCCGTTGCTACCACTATCCACCTGTTCCCGCAAGTGGATGTAGGGAAGGGGCCAAGCAGATCCATgcctatctgctggaatggtttccATGGTGGCGCGATtggttgcaggaggccggctggcCTTGTAGGCGGTGTTTTCCGACGTTGGCAATCTCGGCAGGTTTTCACGTAGCGTGCGACGTCTGCGTTCAGGCCCGGCCAGTAGTATTTCTCTTGAATTCTTCTGAGAGTTCGAGTGAATCCCAGATGCCCTGCTGTCGGCTCATCGTGAGACGCTTCTAAAATCTCTTGCCTTAGCTTGACCGGCACGACGAGTAGATATGCCGCTTTGTACGGcgtgaagttctttttcacaagcACATTGTCGCGCAGGCATAGCGATGAAAGCGCGCGTCTGAATACTTTTGGCACTGAATCGGTCTTCCCTTCGAGATATTGAACCACACAGCGTAAATCAGGATCGGCACGTTGATCTTGTGCGAAGGTGTTAGAGCTTATGggcccaaggaaggcatcgtcgtcatcgtcgcaggTCGGGGCGGATTCAACAGGGGCTcttgaaaggcagtcggcgtcagtgtgcttTCGGCCTGACTTATACACGATGGTGACGTCGAACTCCTGTAGTcgcaggctccaacgagcgaggcgacctgacgggtctttcaggttagcgagccagcacagagcgtggtggtcactgacgaccttgaagtgcttcccgtaaagatacggccgaaattttgtgaccgcccaaacgacagcgaggcattccttttcggtcgtcgaATAGTTCAATTCGGCTTTCGACAGTGATCTGCTCGCGTAGGCGATGGCTCGCTCCAGGCCGTTCTTCTTTTGAATCAACACAGCACCGAGTCCTATGCCGCTTGCATCCGTGTGGATCTCGGTGGCAGCGCTCTCGTCGAAATGGCCGagtactggcggtgactgcaAGCGTCGTTGAAGTTCGCGAAAAGCGTCTTCTTGGGGCTTCTTCCATGTGAactgcgcgtcggcttttgtaaggCGAGTGAGAGGCTCTGCGATTCGAGAGAAATCTCGGACAAAACGCCTGTAATACGCACAGAGCCCCAAAAATctacggacagctttcttttcactgggtaTCGGGAAACTTTCGATGGCTGCCGTCTTTTTGGGGTCCGGACGCACGCCTTCGCGATTAACTACGTGACCGAGGAACAGGAGCTCTTCGTAGGCGAAACGACATTTCTCTGGTTTCAGAGTGAGTCCCGACACCCTAATTGCCTCGAGCACGGTCTCCAGCCTATTAACGTGCTCGTCGAAGGTGGATGCGAAAACGACTACGTCGTCGAGATATacgaggcatatctgccatttcagcccacacaacacggtgtccatgacacgctgaaatgtcgccggcgctgagcatagtccgaatggcatgactttaaattcgtaaagaccgtccggcgtgatgaaggcagtcttctcacggTCCCTCTCATCGatctcaatctgccagtagccgctccggaggtccatggacgaaaaatacttggcaccgcacagtcgatctaacgtgtcgtcgattctcggaagggggtagacgtcttttttcgtgacgctgttgagacgcctataatcgacgcaaaatcgtagggtaccgtctttcttctttacgagcaCCACGGGTGAAGACCACGGGCTCTTGGACGGCTGAATGacgtcgtcgcgaagcatttattcaacttgtgtcttgattgtttcacgttctcgcgctgaAACGCGGTAGGGACTTCGGTGGACGGGACGAGTCGATTCATCGGTTATAATGCGATGCTTCGCTATGTGCGTTTGCCGGATCCTCGACGACTTAGAAAAACATTCGGAATATCGCAGAAGAAGGCGACGTAgctgttcttgcttttgttgAGGCAGGGCGGGGTTAATGTCGAAGTTCACCTCATCAGCCACAGTCGACGACGCTTCATGGGACGACTCGGAGAGCGCTAATGCGTCGCTTATTTCGGCGAACTCTTCCAAGAAAGCGACCGTCGTACCCCTGTTGAGGTGCTTGTGTTCGGTGCTGAAATTGGTTATTAGCACAGCCGCTCTGCCTTCACGCAGGTGGACGACACCGCGTGCGACGCAAATCTGGCGATCCAGAAGCAGCTGCAAGTTCGCTTCGACAATCGCATCGCCGCTTGAGGACGCGTCTGTTTCAACGAGTGCCATGACGCCAGCATTTggcgggaggctcacttgatcgtcgaggatggtgaacgcggcgcgatgataatgattgctttgcattctttctgaccgttttgtcgtcagtgttatggttttcgtctgcaggtcgatcaccgcaccgttttcgttcaggaagtccatccCGAGGATTACGTCGCGAGAGCAGCGCTGTAGGATGATGAAGTTCACAGGGTAGGTGTGACCGTGAACAGCCACTCGCGCAGTGCATCGTCCCGTCGGGGTTATGAGGTGGCCTCCTGCTGTGCGtatttgaggaccttcccatgcgGTTTTGACTTTCTTTAGTTGTGACAAAAATCGTCCACTAACGACGGAGTAGTCGGCCCCGGTGTCGACGAGTGCAACCACTGGATGTCCATCTACGGTAACTTGTAAGTCGGCACTTGGTGTTCGCGTTCGATGTCGATCCGTCACCGACTGTGCGGTCTGTCGCTTCGCACGGTCGCGGCTGCGTCGGGTGGAAGCCTCGTTGCAAGGGGCTGTTGTGGCCTTCAGACGCGTCATCGAATTTGTGGTGTCGGGTCGCGGCTTCGTGTTTTGTGGCGTCGCTGCGTCGGGTCGCGTCGTGTTGTCGGAATGCAACGAGGCGTCGGAATGCGTCGAGGCGGCGGAATGCGTCGTGGTTGTAGGAGGGTTTTTCGGTCTTCGCTCGAGAGCGGCGTCACCTCCTGACGCCGCTGGCTTTAGTTTCCCCTACGAGGGCTCGGTGACCTCTCCCTCGCGTACCCTTGGTACGGCGAAGACGAACGGCGTGGGTAGGGTGACGGGGACCTGAAGCGACGTGGGGCGGCATCTTCGGTCGCTCGAAGATAGGCTTCGATTTCTCGAGGCCGTTGGCCAGGAAGGGGTCGCGGTGCGTCGATGTTGTACCCGCGGAGGCCCATCTGACGGTAGGGGCACTCTCGTAGGAGGTGGCCGGCTTCACCACAGTGAAAACAAAGCGGTCGTCGATCTGGGGTTCTCCAGATGTCAGTCTTCCTCGTGGTGATTTGCCGGAACGTGTTTGAGCGGGCGGCCTGCTGCGGGCGCGGCGGTGGCGGGTAGGCTTGGCTGCGTTGAGGTGGCGCGTACGTTTCCCGCCGCCAGCTGGTTGGCCTCGCTTGGCTTTGCAGAGCGGCGGCGTAAGTTGAAACGCGTGGCTCCGGGGAAGGTGGCGATAGGGCTGGTGCCGTCTCGGTAGGATCGAGTGTGCCCAGCGCTTGCTGGACCTCGTCCCTTACAACGTCGGCGAGCGAGGATATTTGCAGAGGTTGCGCACCCGGTAGcaacttgcgcagctcgtcgcgcACGATGGCACGGATGGTATCTCGAAGGGCCACTGCGGAGGCACTTCGGGAGTCGTCGCAGTCTGGCGGAGGAGCGCGTAAGTTGCGGTCGTATTGCTTTGCGCGAAGCTCGAGCGTCTTCTCGATAGTGGCCGCTTCGCTAATCCATTCGGCGACGGTCCTCGGCGGGTTGCGAATGAGAGCGACGAAAAGTTGCTCCTTGACGGCTCTCATAAGGTACTGAAGCTTCTTGTCTTCAGTCATGTTGGCGTCCGCATGGCGGAagagcttttgcatttcttccgcaAAGACGGTTACGGATTCGTTTGGATGCTGCTGACGAGTTTGAAGCAAGGCCTCAGCTCGTTCTTTGCGTAGAATACTTGCGAAAGTTGCAGATAAGTGCCTTTTGAAAGCCTCCCACGTTGTCAGGAACAGCTCTTGGTTCTCGTACCAGGTTCTAGCAGAGtcttcgagagagaagaagacgtTCCGAAGTTTGTCTTCGTCAGACCACTTGTTGAAGGTTGCAACTCTTTCGTAACGTTCCAGCCAATCTTGCACATCTTCGCAAGTGGAGCCGCTAAAAAGCGGAGGTACTCGCGGCTGTTGGACGACGAGCGGCGCAGGTGTGGTGGCGGCTTGCATTGGTGACGTCGAGCGGTGGTTCACACGGCGACCAGGGGCAGGTAGTGGTCCCAATTCAGCCGGCAGTCCTTGTAGTCGGCGGCTGctccgggtttcctcctttttgtCTTCTCTGGAGCTGTCTTCCGCGTCGCCGGCTCCAGATGCACTTGGGCTGGTGTCACGGCTTTGAGGGGGTGTCCGAAGcataagcacctccaccaaaatgtcacgtaggtgactgtgatctacctggcacgcaggcagacagaaagggacactgcgtcggcggtagacttaaagagagtttaatgggcgaacttgtgcccgaaatcaagcgaataacgcggtgacggcgaaagcagcaagcgcgtctggggcgttcgtcggactgagccagcgcaggcggtggtcccgcatttatacgtttcgcgtgcatgatcgaaacgcgtcaagcgacgccgcctgcggcgcagcgacgccggtcgcgtcgcagcgacgcgagctgcgtacctcgcgtcgctagaagctgaaataaacgcacgtggcaatatCCATGTGTCAAGGCTTGCTTCGATTTGGGCCAAACTGTAGGCTGTCTGTACAGGTTATCAAATCTAGTTCCATtatggttaaaaaaagaaagctatgtaTTACGGCCACTTCTGCTTTCGCTTGTCTTACTGCGCGCTGGTATGGGAAAAAACGTCTGCTCAAAGCCTAAACAGACTCGAGGTGTTGCAGAAAAAGGTTCCTAGAATATTTGGAAATTTTTATGGGCACCCTTGCGAACTACGTACTCCTCAGCCGTTGATAAATCACGATACTACTAGAGCAAGTGATCTTTATACATATACATTACTAATttatacaaagaaaaacaagctttATGAGCATTCATCTGATAGCTCCCCCCGATACTCTGTCCGAAATCAATCCATACCAGTTCCTTTTTCTCGTACAAGCTAAGGAGAATGTCTTCTTCAATACCAGATACCAGCAATACTGAACAAATTCTTAACTTGTACCAAATTGGAACTGCCTGAATGTAAATTCAAGAAACATGTGCGAACTATGCTTTTAAACGTATAAGAACCACTTTAACAACATCTTTCATTTGTTATCTAGATATGTATTACATTTTATGTATATTATTTTTGTTGCCTTTGCACAAGTGTTTACAAGGATTCTGTGACATCTGTATTATATGCAATTATTTTGTACACTAAAAGAGTTGCGTTGCGTGAATTATATTTCATGCCTACATTTTTTTACAGTGTTTCAGGTGATTATTTTTGCTGTCTGCCTGCTGCTGTTTAATGGGTCCTTGGGCACTCTCAAGATGTCTGCGACATCTTTTCGCCCAAGAACCTCCGACTCGGTGTTGTTGGAAGTAAACTTGACTTCTCTTTCACGATATTGGTTCTCCGTATTTAAACAGCATTTTTCAttcaattgatttattgcagtgAGCACCTTGCTTGTTTTTTTGTAGATTGTGCTCTGGCTTCTGTGCTCGTGTGACTTCGCGTGCTCGCgcgtctttattttttatttgttttgcttcaatgttgGTGCATGATATTTTTTGGCATTTTTGTTAGAGCGCCTGAGAGCGAGTGAGAACTGAAACGTTGTGAAATTATTTTGACTGCTGTGTTTCTCGAAAGGCGACACATGGAGGTGCTACCGCTACCACATTTGACACAAATAGCAACTGCTGTTTCTAAATTTGAAGTGCATACACTGGTGTCTAACAGTCGtttcaaatgcctttctttcgCAGGTCGTACCTTCGGAAATGAGTTATCGAGACTGAAGGAAGAATGCCCAAGCTATTTTGATGGTGCACCTAACCCGAAATAGCGAAACACGTAATCATCCTGCATCTTGCTTCAGTGCTCGTTAGTTCTTGCGGCCTGCACCACGACTTCCACGATGACCCACATTTAGCCAGTCGTTTCGATTAAGTGTCTGTGAAACAAAATTAATATGCGATAAAAATTGATACTTAAAGGTATCATTTTCACCGAGAACTTCAAGAAGTGGCATGATTAAAAATACATTTACAAGAGCTTTGCGCTGCGAAGCCCGAAGGTGCGATCCCGGATGCGGCGGTCGTATTTCGATGgaagagaaatgcaaaaacacccgacGGCTGTGCGCTGGGCTAACATTGGAGAAACTCAGGTGGTGAAAATGTATCGCCCatctacggcgtgccgcataatcgcATCGTTGCACGTAAAAACCGTGCAATTATAAAAACATTTACCACGATCTGAAGATGCACGCGAATTTGTTACAAATTGGTGGCAGTGTTTCTAGCGTTGCGTAACCTTTGTGCGAGAGCAGAAAATACTGATGCGACGTATGTGGAACTGTTTGGCTATACCGGAAGGAGAGACTGATGCTAAAAAATTGTCAAGAATGCCGAACAGGCGCTCCACCTATGATGAAAACCTTTGCTTCAGCATATGCGTAGACTTTTGGTACAACTTCACATTGGCAAAATATAAAATTTTCCACAAAAGCAAGGCGTAAACAACCACGAATACAACTGCAAATGTTCTGGTTAGCGGCTCAATTCTCTACAGGATTACGCAATGgaacaacaaacgctacctaaatatcctcatgTAACTAATGCAAGCTAGAAGTGCATAATTCCTTCAATTAGGCGAATAGCTTTCCAGAAGCGTACGGCTATTTGCTTACATTGGCAATCGTCGGCCATGGTTTCTGCACGTATTTAGGCTTTGCTCTGTCCTTAGCAAGCGCTTGCTGCTCGGCGGCTTCTCACGTGCTCCTCACAAGCATGCAGACCGTTCCATGCCACTTCGGTGACATACGAGTCCCGAAACGCCGGTTTGCCGGTGTTCCTTTGTTTTTTGCTGCTTCGCTGCAGGAGCGCGAAGGGGAGAGCTTATACAATGCTCGGCGCATCGTCCTCCTCACGTTGTCGTTGTGGTCGAGAACGCACTCGATGTCCTGCTCGGACACTGGGATCCAAATCGCCATGGCATCTTCTCCGCGAGCGCACCTAGAGACCACGCGCACGCTTCGGCAGCGAATGGCGACGGACCCGTTTATTGGAGCCCTAACATGacaaggcagcggcatggtctttcaagggccgTTAGCCCCaatagctcaacgtaggtgttgTTACGGGGTGCGACGACGAACGAACGTGGCGTCACTGCACTgtccctttaaaactaacatgccgaggatgacgaggccgcgcttgacgaagataggtcctcctattgaaACGTTGGCAATCCTTTCTTaggcaccttattcctgtttagaaactttataccacagtgtgcaattccatctgtcagcccctttcttgattttgctcAAGGTCTGTGATCCTGCAGAAACACTTGCGCGTAGTGAACAGTTCGCCAGCCCTCTATTCCAGCTGCAAATCGGTGACGAATAATGAGCCGCAGCGCGA
This window encodes:
- the LOC142584602 gene encoding uncharacterized protein LOC142584602 — translated: MLRTPPQSRDTSPSASGAGDAEDSSREDKKEETRSSRRLQGLPAELGPLPAPGRRVNHRSTSPMQAATTPAPLVVQQPRVPPLFSGSTCEDVQDWLERYERVATFNKWSDEDKLRNVFFSLEDSARTWYENQELFLTTWEAFKRHLSATFASILRKERAEALLQTRQQHPNESVTVFAEEMQKLFRHADANMTEDKKLQYLMRAVKEQLFVALIRNPPRTVAEWISEAATIEKTLELRAKQYDRNLRAPPPDCDDSRSASAVALRDTIRAIVRDELRKLLPGAQPLQISSLADVVRDEVQQALGTLDPTETAPALSPPSPEPRVSTYAAALQSQARPTSWRRETYAPPQRSQAYPPPPRPQQAARSNTFRQITTRKTDIWRTPDRRPLCFHCGEAGHLLRECPYRQMGLRGYNIDAPRPLPGQRPREIEAYLRATEDAAPRRFRSPSPYPRRSSSPYQGYARERSPSPRRGN